The segment CTCtaccttcctctcatctccaccCTGCTCTCCCTAACCACCTATTGTCATGTCTTCACTTCCTCTACCTTCTTCTCATCTCCTCCACGCTCCCCACATCTCCTCCACCCTGCTCTCCCTAACCACGTATTATCTCCCCACTCCCTCCGCCTTCCTCTGATCTCCTCCATGCTCCCCATGTCTCCTCCACCCTGCTCTCCCTAACCACGTATTATCTCCCCACTCTTTCCgccttcctctcatctccatcCTGCTCTCACTAACCACCTATTGTCATCTCTCCACTCCCTCtaccttcctctcatctccaccCTGCTCTCCCTAACCACCTATTGTCATGTCTTCACTTCCTCTACCTTCTTCTCATCTCCTCCACGCTCCCCACATCTCCTCCACCCTGCTCTCCCTAACCACGTATTATCTCCCCACTCCCTCCGCCTTCCTCTGATCTCCTCCATGCTCCCCATGTCTCCTCCACCCTGCTCTCCCTAACCACGTATTATCTCCCCACTCTTTCCgccttcctctcatctccatcCTGCTCTCCCTAACCACCTATTGTCATCTCTCCACTCCCTTCTTCTCATCTCCTCGACGCTCCCCATATCTCCTCCACCCTGCTCTCCCTAACCACGTATTATCTCCCCACTCTTTCCgccttcctctcatctccaccCTGCTCTTCTTAACCATTTATTGTCATGTCCCCACTCTCTCCATCTTCCTCTCATCTCCTCCACGCTCCCCTTATCTCCTCCACCCTGCTCTCCATAGCTGCATCTCACCACTCCCTACTCTCCTTGGTTGCGTCATATCTCCTCACTGTTCCAGCTACGTATCCTCCCGTCCTTGCTCCCTACAGCTGcctctcatcctctcctcttccCAGCACCTCCTGGCTGACGTTTTCAAGTCCTGATTTTATACCTCACCATGATGTTAACGTGTTACACAATGAGTTCAGAATACACATTGGTGATTTGTGCTGTGTATCATGTATCATAATTGTCATTACAAGCTCATAGTGTAAAGGAAGGTCGTGAAAGAACTCAGTGTCAGTGTTACTCTTTGTATTCTCCATCATCTATTTACTATGTATTCGTATTTTCGTTCTAGGCAGCCACAGATGGTCCAGAACAGGATGCTGAAGGCTGACTTGCACGGGGCGCTGGTAATGGGTGAGTACTATAACCCTTGTTTTCTTGTTTAGAGGAAGCCCAGGCAATGCATAGTTGCCTTCATCTATGTCTGCCCTGAATGTAGTAACTATTTGCTGCTGCGTGACCCGGCTCCGGGTACCTGTGAACCATACTGACATTCCAAACACACATACAGGTTGTACTAGCACATGGATGTCCTCCATGTGAGCAGTAACGCCACGTCAAGGCTTCAACCGTTGTTACTGACCATTCACACACCTTTCATGTCTTCATTCACTGACAGTCATACTACTCCGTGCACCACCTCTGCACGGTATCCCGTGCACACAGCCCCCCGCGCACCACCTCCGCACGGTATCCCCCGCACACAGCCCCCCGCGCACCACCTCTGCACGGTATCCCCCGCACACAGCCCCCCGCGCACCACCTCCGCACGGTATCCCCCGCACACAGCCCCCCGCGCACCACCTCTGCACGGTATCCCCCGCACACAGCCCCCCGCGCACCACCTCCGCACGGTATCCCCCGCACACAGCCCCCCGCGCACCACCTCTGCACGGTATCCCCCGCACACAGCCCCCCGCGCACCACCTCTGCACGGTATCCCCCGCACACAGCCCCCCGCGCACCACCTCCGCACGGTATCCCCCGCACACAGCCCCCCGCGCACCACCTCTGCACGGTATCCCCCGCACACAGCCCCCCGCGCTCCACCTCCGCACGGTATCCCGTGCACACAGCCCCCCGCGCACCACCTCTGCACGGTATCCCCCGCACACAGCCCCCCGTGCACCACCTCCGCACGGTATCCCGTGCACACAGCCCCCCGCGCACCACCTCCGCACGGTATCCCGTGCACACAGCCCCCCGCGCACCACCTCTGCACGGTATCCCCCGCACACAGCCCCCCGTGCACCACCTCCGCACGGTATCCCGTGCACACAACCCCCTGCGCACCTCCTTGGCACAGTATCCCCCGCACACAACCCCCTGCGCACCTCCTTGGCACAGTATCCCGTGCACACAGCCCCCCGCGCACCACCTGTGCACGGTATCCCGTGCACACAGCCCCCCGCGCACCACCTCCGCACGGTATCCCGTGCACACAACCCCCTGCGCACCTCCTTGGCACAGTATCCCCCGCACACAACCCCCTGCGCACCTCCTCGGCACGGCCCACCCTGCGCACCACCTCTGTATCgtcttccctctcactccctcTTTGCGCACCACCTCCGGGCGGTCTCCCCGTGTACCACCCCACACGGTTTCTCAGGAGAATCTACATGCTAAATATCTTAGAGGACAGAAGGGATAGAAACATAAAGATATTAATGGTTCAGGATGGCCGTATTCTTTACAATAAGAGAATTTTTAGGCCGACTTCCcactgattactaccatcactctcgctcactgtccctcatataatttgataataataatttataataatttatacttttttatatatatatatatatttttttttttttcaattctcagTGTTACATAATCAAATACATAAGTGCACAGTCTATGAATGATATCCAAAGCCAGGATCATAGAATCCATTCTGTAGTCCCTTGATTCTCATTGATACTTTATATTGGGAACAACCTAAGTGCCGCGCGGACGCTTGGGGGGCCCCGGGACAGTGCCGCGCGGACGCTTGGGGGGCCCCGGGACAGTGGCGCGCGGACGCTTGGGGGGCCCCGGGACAGTGGCGCGCGGACGCTTGGGGGCCCCGGGACAGTGGCGCGCGGACGCTTGGGGGCCCCCGGGACAGTGGCGCGCGGACGCTTGGGGGCCCCCGGGACAGTGGCGCGCGGACGCTTGGGGGCCCCCGGGACAGTGGCGCGCGGACGCTTGGGGGCCCCGGGACAGTGGCGCGTAGGCGCACGAACGGTGGCGCAATACAAGTCTAATCTGTTATAAATTTATTGGCAGTCATTCTTTAAGTCAtatgacatatattttttttattttatttggcctGATAACGTGTGTTCTTACTGGAGTTTCTGTTTATCACTGTGTCTCagactttatttttatgtatgttcttttCTGTTCATAGTATTCAAATCAAAATGTCCATCTTACGTGGGGCTGAAGGGAATCATTCTACAGGAGACGAAGCACGTCTTTAAAATAATCACCAAAGAAAACAAACTGAAAGGTACGTTGTTTGCTATCTAAAAAAATAATCTACAGCTATGTCTGGTGCAAACTATAGCAACACCTCATAACTGCCCTCTACCTTCCCAGGTCATCTTTAAATACTCCATGTTTATTGTAGgattagggggtaaatgaatcacaccttctaaataggaaaaatggagatgttgcccttaacagccaatcagattcggGCCAGCTCTTATTAATGCCCATTTTGTGGTGTGTTCCCCTTTAAGAAATTTTTTCAGCAAGCGCTAGAATTGATAACCgtacattaaataattttgttaccTGTGGCTGAAGCAAAAGGGTATCATAATGTTACCTCGAAGTACAATCATAGCCGGGACATTTCTCAGAATGATCGAGGCAATTTCCCCAAAGACAGTTTAAGTAGGGTCTTTTTACACCTAATTTACGGGCCACTTCCTGCTCCGCTTGACAGTTGTTCCCAAGTTGAACTGCGTCTTCAGCCTGGAAATTGACGGATTTATCACGTACATCTACGGAAGCAAGCTCCAGATGAGAGCCAGCGAGCGCTCCGCCAAGAAATTTAAAGTGAAAGGAAGCATGGACATGTAACCGTGTTATAAAGC is part of the Mixophyes fleayi isolate aMixFle1 chromosome 10, aMixFle1.hap1, whole genome shotgun sequence genome and harbors:
- the POP4 gene encoding ribonuclease P protein subunit p29 isoform X2; the encoded protein is MQSAKKAEAFVNAFLKRSMPTLKKNSLQASLERKAVVLEHFQKKKKRMKQKKSNPLSAKERREMRLFEIKADQQRYDMYLPLHELWEQYIRDLCNGLRPDTQPQMVQNRMLKADLHGALVMVFKSKCPSYVGLKGIILQETKHVFKIITKENKLKVVPKLNCVFSLEIDGFITYIYGSKLQMRASERSAKKFKVKGSMDM